GTGAAACCAAAGTCGAAGAAGGGATGCAGGTCAGCTTCTTGGACTACTTTATCCCTGAGCACATCCAATATTACGACGTGAGCGAGGTCGGCGACGGCTGGAACTGGCTGGACGACACCGCCAAAGCCTTCCCCGAAGCGCAACACTGCCGTCATTGCGGCGGCTGCAACCGCGCCTGCCCCAAAGGTTTGGAAGTGGAAAACGGCGTAGCGCAAGTAGTATCCGGCGATTTCGGCGCGGCTGCGCTGACCTTCGACCAATGTGTGATGTGTAACCTCTGCACCCTTTCCTGCCCCGAACACATCCGTCCGAACCACTTGGGTCTGTTCGCCCGTCGTATGAAAGCGGCGCGCACGCTGCGTCCGGTGGATTTGATGCGCCGCCTGCGCGAAATCGACAGCGGCAAAATGAAAGTCGAATTTGAAGAGGAGGCAATGTGATGGCGAACGAAATCCAAGGCATAGACTACGAAACCGCCCTTGCCAACCTGCGTGCTTCCTCATTGGAACTGCGCGGCGACCTGCCGGAAAAAAACGAATTGTTGAGCCAGTTTCACCCCGACTATCAGGCAAATGCGCGCGTCAAACTGCCCATCGGCCCGAACACGGGCGATTACTGCCATCCTGATTTGGCGAAACTGCTGATCAGCCATCCCCTGATTGACGACTATGATTTGTCGGGCGCGGAACATTTGAACACCGACGTACTGGTTATCGGCGGCGGCGGTGCGGGCGCAGCAGCGGCATTGTCTGCAACCGAAGCAGGCGCGCGCGTGATTATGGCGAACAAGCTGCGTATCGGCGACAGCAATACCGTGATGGCCGAAGGCGGCATTCAGGCGGCGGTCGGCGCGGAAGACAGCTTGCAGCAACACTTTGACGACACCATCAAAGGCGGCCACAACGCAGGCAAAAAAGAATTGGTGGCACAAATGGTTACTGACGCGCCGTCCGCCATCCGCTGGCTGATCGGCTTGGGCATGACTTTCGACCTTGCCAAAGGTGCGGACAGCAACGGCATGTTGAGCCGCAAACGTGCGGGCGGTACGACTGTGCCGCGCATCCTGAGCTACCGCGACTTTACCGGCCTTGAAATGATGCGAGTACTGCGCGAGGCGGTCGAACTCGACGAAAACATTACCCAGCTCAACCGCCACCCCGCCATCGAATTATTGTCGGACGAACACGGCCGCTGCGTCGGCGCGATTTTGTACGATTTGGAAAAACGCTCCTTGGTATTGGTTCACACCAAAGCCGTGGTCTTGGCAACCGGCGGCAGCGGACGGCTGCATTTGCAGGGTTTCGCCACTTCCAACCACTACGGCGCAACCGCCGACGGTCTGGTGATGGCATACCGCATCGGCGCAAAACTGCGCGACATCGATTCCTTCCAATACCATCCGACCGGCGTCGCCCATCCGCCGCACTTGGCAGGCGCGCTGATTTCCGAAGCCGTGCGTTCCGCAGGCACCAAACTGGTCAACGGTTTGGGCGAGCGTTTCGTTGACGAATTACAGCCGCGCGACGTCGTTGCCGCCGCCATTTTGCGCGAGTGCCGCGAAGGCCGCGGCGTGGTGCGCGACGGACAGGTCGGCGTGTTCCTCGACACCCCGCGCCTGATTGAAAACGATCCTGACGTGTTGAACCGTTTGGTTACGCTCGGCCACGTTGCCCACAAATGCGGCATCGACCCCGCTGTTGAGCCTGTAATGATTCATCCGACCCTGCACTACCAAAACGGCGGCGTCGAAATCAACGGCGACGGCGCGACCTGCGTGGAAGGCCTCTATTGCGCCGGCGAAGTAACCGGCGGCATCCACGGCCGCAACCGCCTGATGGGCAACGCGCTTTTGGACATCATCAGCTTCGGCCGCCGCGCGGGTAAAGCAGCCGCCGGTTGCGGCCTACCGCTGAAAAAAGTGCGCGGCGGTGTCGGACACGTCCACGATCTGCAACGCGAAATGACCCGCGCCGGTCTGACCAGCGACATCAAAGCCCCCGTTTTATATCCCGACTACGGCAAATTCGATTTGCGCGAACACGCCGGTTTGCAGGAGCAACAATCATGAACCAAGCCAATCAAAACTTACTGCACCCGTCCCGCCAAGTCGGCGTGGATTTGGCCGCGTGGCGCAAAGTCGGCGGCGGCGAAGGCCTGCTGGCAGCGCTTGCCGATCCTCAAAGCATCGTTTCCAAGCTGCAAGACGCCAATCTCTGCGGCATGGGCGGCGCAGGTTTCCCGACCTGGCGCAAATGGGAGGCGGCCGTCGCAGCCCAAAGCAAACACGGCGACAAATACGTCGTCTGTAACGCCAACGAAGACGAACCGGGTACGTTTAAAGACCGCGTATTGCTGGCGAAAACGCCGCACCAAGTCATCGAGGGCGTACTGATTGCCGCCGTCGCCTGCCGCGCCAACAAAGCGATTATGTATGTCAACCCGCACCAGACCGAATCCGTCGCCTCCATCGTGCCCGCCATCGAGCAGTGGAAAAAAAGCGATTTGTTCATCCGCATCGAAAACTATCTGGGCAAACCTTTAGACCTGAAATTGGTCGAAACTTCAGGCCGCTACATCGGCGGCGAAGAAACCGCCGTGATTTCATGGTTGGAAGGCGGTTTCCCGTTCCCGCGCCGCAAGCCGCCGTTCCCTGCCGAAAGCGGCGTAGCAGGCGAACCGACCTTAATCAACAACACCGAAACCTTCGCCAACATCCCGCAAATCCTTGCCAAAGGCGCGGAATGGTACAAATCGCTGGGTTTGGGCGATGCCGCAGGCACGAAACTCTATTCGCTTTCCGGCGACGTATTGAATCCGGGCCTGTACGAACTGCCGATGGGCACGACCCTGCAATCGCTGATTTTCGACCACGGCGGCGGTATGCTCGAAGGGCGCACGTTTAAAGCCGTCTTCACCGGCGGCCCGTCAAACACGCTTCTGACCGCGAAAGATTTGGACGTGCCTTTGGACTTCGTGTCCGTGCGCGAACGCAAATCCAGCCTCGGTACGGGCGCGATGATTGTGATTTCCGAAGGCACCAGCGTGGTGCGTAAAGTGTCCGAGTATGTGGAATTTTTTGCGTCCAACTCATGCGGACAATGCCCGCCGTGCAAAGGCGGCACTTTCCAACTCTCGCGCCTGCTCAACCGTGTGGATACCGGCATCGGCACTTCAGACGACCTCCGCGCCCTGCAAAGCCTGTGCCAACTGCTGCCACGAAGCGGCCGCTGCGGTCTGATTGACGGCGCGGTTACCGTGTTGCAAAGCTCGCTGCGTACCTTCCCCGAAGAGTACGGCCTGCCGGCAGAGCAGGATTAATCCGATACGGGATTTCAGACGACCTTTTCTATTATGGGAGGTCGTCTGAAAAATACCTGTAGATTGGGGCATGAACCAACATGATGATTAGGGTTTAAGTATTTGTTGGATTTCACAACCGAAACCGCTAAATCTGAGGTTTTGCCCTCTCCCTAGCCCTCTCCCACGGGGAGAGGGAATGATGGTGCTGAAGCCGACCATTATCAGATTTTCTGCAATCTGCCCCTCTTCCACGGAGAGAGAATGATGGTGCTAAAAATCGACCATTATCAGACTTTCCGCAACCCGTCCCCTCTCCCGTGGGAGAGGGCAAACCGCAATAACCTCAAGAAAACGTCGTCTGAAAAAGATGGCAACACAAACACGCATGACCCAAACCACCAAAAGAAAAACATAAAAAACAACTGCTGCCAAATACGTTTCAGACGACCCCTCCCCACTAAAACGGACACACATCGTCTGACTAAAACTTATCGGTAGATTTGCCATCAGAAAAAACGATACACGCATCCTAGGGTTTGCCCTCTCCCTAACCCTCTCCCACTGGGAGAAGGAATAATGGTGCTGAAACCGACTATTATCGGATTTTCTGCAATCTATCCCCTCTCCCCGTGGGAGAGGGCTAGGGAGAGGGCAAAACGCAATAACCTTAAGAAAACGTCGTCTGAAAAAGATGGCAATAAAAAATACGCATTACCCAAACCACCAAAAGAAAAACATAAAAAACAACTGCTGCCAAATACGTTTCAGACGACCCCTCCCCACTAAAACGGACACA
The DNA window shown above is from Neisseria sicca and carries:
- a CDS encoding 2Fe-2S iron-sulfur cluster-binding protein; the encoded protein is MSENLLTLTIDGHEVKASADSSIIQAYARAGSAITANVGCMGQGVCGSCRCMIRKEGEREVTTALACETKVEEGMQVSFLDYFIPEHIQYYDVSEVGDGWNWLDDTAKAFPEAQHCRHCGGCNRACPKGLEVENGVAQVVSGDFGAAALTFDQCVMCNLCTLSCPEHIRPNHLGLFARRMKAARTLRPVDLMRRLREIDSGKMKVEFEEEAM
- a CDS encoding FAD-binding protein, with the translated sequence MANEIQGIDYETALANLRASSLELRGDLPEKNELLSQFHPDYQANARVKLPIGPNTGDYCHPDLAKLLISHPLIDDYDLSGAEHLNTDVLVIGGGGAGAAAALSATEAGARVIMANKLRIGDSNTVMAEGGIQAAVGAEDSLQQHFDDTIKGGHNAGKKELVAQMVTDAPSAIRWLIGLGMTFDLAKGADSNGMLSRKRAGGTTVPRILSYRDFTGLEMMRVLREAVELDENITQLNRHPAIELLSDEHGRCVGAILYDLEKRSLVLVHTKAVVLATGGSGRLHLQGFATSNHYGATADGLVMAYRIGAKLRDIDSFQYHPTGVAHPPHLAGALISEAVRSAGTKLVNGLGERFVDELQPRDVVAAAILRECREGRGVVRDGQVGVFLDTPRLIENDPDVLNRLVTLGHVAHKCGIDPAVEPVMIHPTLHYQNGGVEINGDGATCVEGLYCAGEVTGGIHGRNRLMGNALLDIISFGRRAGKAAAGCGLPLKKVRGGVGHVHDLQREMTRAGLTSDIKAPVLYPDYGKFDLREHAGLQEQQS
- a CDS encoding complex I 51 kDa subunit family protein, whose translation is MNQANQNLLHPSRQVGVDLAAWRKVGGGEGLLAALADPQSIVSKLQDANLCGMGGAGFPTWRKWEAAVAAQSKHGDKYVVCNANEDEPGTFKDRVLLAKTPHQVIEGVLIAAVACRANKAIMYVNPHQTESVASIVPAIEQWKKSDLFIRIENYLGKPLDLKLVETSGRYIGGEETAVISWLEGGFPFPRRKPPFPAESGVAGEPTLINNTETFANIPQILAKGAEWYKSLGLGDAAGTKLYSLSGDVLNPGLYELPMGTTLQSLIFDHGGGMLEGRTFKAVFTGGPSNTLLTAKDLDVPLDFVSVRERKSSLGTGAMIVISEGTSVVRKVSEYVEFFASNSCGQCPPCKGGTFQLSRLLNRVDTGIGTSDDLRALQSLCQLLPRSGRCGLIDGAVTVLQSSLRTFPEEYGLPAEQD